Proteins found in one Carboxydothermus pertinax genomic segment:
- a CDS encoding DUF6431 domain-containing protein, which yields MIFYDFGLSVREYARRGKKNDFPEVDICPHCKGHIRLLRHGFYFRYAITNNNDFSIPICRLRCPSCGKTVSIIPSFLLPYFQHSVATILIKL from the coding sequence ATGATTTTTTATGATTTTGGCTTATCTGTCCGGGAATATGCCCGTCGGGGCAAAAAGAATGATTTTCCCGAGGTTGACATTTGCCCGCATTGTAAAGGGCATATTAGGCTGTTACGGCATGGGTTTTATTTTAGATACGCCATTACTAATAATAACGATTTTTCCATCCCTATTTGCCGTTTAAGATGTCCTTCCTGTGGTAAAACCGTCTCAATAATCCCTTCTTTCTTACTTCCGTATTTTCAGCATTCTGTAGCTACTATTTTGATAAAACTTA